The segment TGCCCGGCATGGTAGCGAACGGATGAGTCATGAGATGATCGCTCAGGGAGCGGGAAAAGCGTTGGATATTTTCACAGATGAATTGACGGTTGAGGAACAGGCAATCTGGAAGAAGGCTTACGGATTGGGATCTCAATACGGAGTTATTCTTCCTTACTCGCGAAAGCATGAGATGGAGGCGGACGTTATTGGTGTAAAACTGATGGCGGAAGCGGGATATGATCCATCTGCAGCAGTTGAGTTCTGGGAACGATTCGCGGCGGCCAAAGGGGGCGAGCAACAACCTGAATGGTTGTCGACGCACCCATCGGATGGCAGTCGTGCCGCGGCTTTAAGGGAAGAGTTGCCAAACGCACTAACCATTTACAGTAAAGCTCAACGGAAATCGGGATTGGGCGAACGATTGTAACAGACAAGAGTCAAAACACATTCAAAAACGCCACGGAAGAGAGCCTCTCTTTCGTGGCGTTTTTTTGTGTTTGGACAGCGAATCTGTTTTGTTACGGGGCGCTGGGTTTGTTGCCGTCGAAGCGTTGACCGTGTTCATCGTAGAGGCTGAGGTCCTGATTGATGTGTAGCTTGGTGGCATAGACGATTTGGCCGGTGTGCAGCGAAAAGTGTTCGACGACATGATAGACGGCACCGAGAACGGTGGTGTCGTAGCCTTGGATGTTAATTCCCTGGATCAGGCGCTCGGGTTCGAGTCGATCGATGACTCGACAGGCGGAATCGACAGTATTGGTGAGTTGGGCGGCGATATCTTCTGTGGGTAATGGATCGCGTTGATTGAATTCGGCCGGACGGTCGCGTTGATCAGGAATGGCCGTTAATGAGGTGAGGATCCACTGGTTGACGTTGCCTGTCAGGTGCAGAACGAGGTTACCGACGGCATTGGAGACTTCGTTGGGCCGCGTCCAGATTTGCTCCTTCGTTAAGATCTTGAGGCAGCGATTGACTTGACGGGTGGCGTCGAGCAGTCTTGCTGTGGAATAAGATCGAAAGTGAGCGGAGAGTTGGTCGGATACGTTTATGGGCATGTGATCATCTCGGAAGTGCGTGGATCAGAAATAGATTCCCTTCCCGTTTTATAACCCGCTTGAAAGAGAATGCAACCGCTAATCGCTTAAAGCGGAAATGCAATTATCGTTACCTCATAACAGTTTAGGCATAGTTGCGCACGACGTGTGTGTAGGTTGAAGAGTCAATCGAAACTATGCAGTGAAGAAAACGAGGAGATGTCGATGAGTGAGCAAACCTGCGCGGAACCAGAACTCAACGGGACACGGCCCGCTCAATCTTTAACGAAACAGGCTTTAACGGAACAGACTTTGACGGAACAGATACTCGATTGGAGCCGAGAAGGCGTGCAGATTGATCGAGGGGAACGGTTGGTTCGGAATGTGGCGCTGGCGGGACGTTACTCACGGAACGGGTATGAATATGAATCACAGGCTCTGCTAGAGGCTGTTGACCTGTACGAAGGGAAACCGGTTTTCCTGGATCATGCGGGGCGATCGGGGCATGTTCGAGAACGGAGTGCACGAGACTTGATCGGTTCGGTGGAGAATGTTTCCTATCAGGATGAACGCGTGCGGGGTGACATTCGAGTGTTGGACACGGAGTCGGGCCGGACGTTTCTGGCATTGGCCGAATCGGAGTCTGACGTGGTTGGAATGAGCCATGTGGTGTTGGCTGAGCGGACTGCCGATCGTTCGCGGGTAGTCAAAATTCATGATGTGATCAGTGTGGATGTGGTTGTTTCTCCGGCGACGACGCGTGGTTTGAAAGAGGGTATGGATGAAATGCCTCTGGGGATCCGACTAGGAATGACATTAATGGGGTCTTATGAAATGGTGCTGCAACAGTTGGATGACCAACTGGAAGAGCACGTGGGGGAGGTCTCAGCGAATGCTTACAGGAACGTCGAACGCGTCGGTCTGTTTAATGAAAACATGATCGCGCTCGCAGAGCGAGAGGGAGTCGAGGTCGGGCTGGTATTCGCCTGGTCTTACAAGGACGGTGTGACTGGCTTAGCTAACCAGATTGTTGAGGTTGAGGTCGAAGAGATTGAATTAGGGACGTGGATGGATCGAGAGGATTTGCCTTCGCTCAAAAACGAATCCGACGAGTCGACTGCCGGGCAAATGGTGTTGGGTCAGAAATGGTTGAGCGAGGAAGTGGAACGACTGCGAATTGAATGTGAGTCATTGACGAATGAATTAAACCAGGCGCGGGCAGAAAATGATTGCCAGTTGCAGGTAGCGGAATGGATGCAGCAGATGGAACAAATGGGAATGCCGGCTGAGGCAGTGACGGATCTGTTTCGGGAGCAACTAGTGGCGACGACTGACGGTACTCGTAGGGATGAATTGATACGGGAACGGTTGGAATTGTGGAAACGGGCGCGGCGACAGTTGCCGCGAAGTTCTGGCCGCCTGTCTGAGACGGGCGAGGAACAGAACCAGGATGAGGAATTCATTCGGTTGTTAAAAGCGGCGTGACGCTTTGCACGTTCTTCTGCTTTGGTGCAGGAACGAATGAGACGCGGGGATTTCTTGATACAGCAAAACTGTAAAGGAAAAGTAAGTTATGGGGAATCAACTTCGATATCGAAGTGGACAGGTGCAACTAATCAAGGTGCGCGTGGATAGTGGTACGGTAATTGAGGCGGGGGATCTCGTCTTTCTGGATGCGGATGATGTGAAACCGGCTTCGGGCTTTGAATGGGATACGGATCTAGAGACGACGCAGGCTTCTTTTGCGGCGATGTTTCTAGGAGTTGCCCACCAATGTTCGGGGAATGGGGATACGGATCCGGTCTCGGTTGATGTCAGCCCGAACTCGGTTTACGAGTTTGATGTGGCGGCGACGACTTACGAAGTGGGCGATCTGATGGGACCGGACGAAGGTTCGTCGGAATTGCATGATCAGCAATTGGAGTCGGTGGCGAGTGGTGGTTTGGCGATTGCCCGGGCAGCGGAGTATCGCGGCACCAGTAGCAACCTACTGCGGGTCAACTTCGCCTCGGCCTTTCACACTGGCTCCGCCAACGTTAACGCTCAAATTGGATAAGGTGTGTGTCTCTTGGGGGCGACATTGAGGTGCGAACAGTTTCTTAAGTATGGTTTTGCGCCGTCAGTGGACGGGGTAGAGCAGTGTGAATTGATGTCGTTATCTACGGTGCTTTAGAGAAAACGAATCGAGAAATCGAATAAAGGATATGGGATAGATGCAGGGAACGAATATTAGAGGCTTGATTGAATCGCATGGTGCGGAAGGCTTTTATCATCAGGTGTGCCGACTCCTGAATGAGGGGCAATTGCATGTCCACAATTTCAGTTATCACGAACTGGCCGAAGCTTGTGGAGTGTTGCCGGAACTTAATCGGTTGGCGATGGCGGCGGAGCCTGTCGGAAGTGTGAAGCAGGCTTTGCAGGAATCGGCACCGGGTGTGGGAACGAACTTGTTCCAGGTGGTGACAGGGGAACTGATTGGCCGGAAGGTGATTGAAGGATATGAGGACGAAAGTGGTTTTATTGGTGACAAACTGGTGACGGTGTTGCCGAGTCGGTACCGGAATCAGAAGTTGGCCGGGTTTCGGGCACTTGCCGGTCCGACGGCGGTCTCGGAAGGTCATCCTTATGAGGAGTCGACCTTCGAAGAAAAGTATGTGACGAGCTTGGAAGCGAAGCAAGGTCGGGTTCTGTCCATCACGGAGGAGTTGATTGCGTTCGATCAGACTGGGGAGATTAACCGGCGGGCGATGGCACTCGGGTATTACCTGCGACAGGAACGGGAGCGGACGATTGTTCGGGCGGTGACGGATGCCGATGCGAGTGCGGGACGGTATGTGTATCGTCCGAATGGATCGGGCATGGCGCTTTATAAAACGGACGGTTCTCATCGCAACTGGGTCGGGGCTGGTAATACGACGTCGGCGAGTTTCTCGAATGCGGTTCCGCTAGCCGATTGGACTGATGTGGATGCGGTCATGTCTTATCGAGCGACGGAAGTCATTGATGACCGGATTGATGGGACACAGCGTCCGATTATTGCACCGGCGAAGCAGATGCTGGTACCGGAAAGTTTGCGGGGAACGGCACGTAGTGTGGTGAACTCCACCGAGGTGACGGTTATCTCGGGGGACAATGAAACTCGGATGGCGAACCCAATCCAGGGAACAATGGAAGTGCTGAGTTCCCCCTTTATTGATGAGCAGGGGGGTGGGGCGCTGAGTGACTGGTATGTGGGTGACTTCCGGCGGCAGTTTGTATGGACAGAAATCTGGCCAGTGCAAACCTTCCTGCAGCGAGCGGAAAGTGAAGCGGCATTTGAACGCGATGTCGTCTTGCGGATTAAGGCACGTTACTTCGGCGGCATCTCGGCGGTAGACACGGCTTATGTGACCAAAGTGGATGGCGTGTAAAGCAGAGGATTTCGTTGGGCAGGACGATCCCGTGTGCAGGGAAGTGGTCGGAGCTTGGGACGCGCCATTCATTGAATGGATGTCGTCGTCGAGTTGATCGACAGGCTTCAAGGAGGAAGATCACGGGGATCGTCGCAGGGGGGAGAAGTGGTTCTACTCGAAGAGCAGTGATGTTCGAGCGGAAGCAGGGATGCTGGAGCGGAGTGGGCCACTTCTCCTTTCGGGGGTTGTTCGACAGATTTCCAGACAGCCAATATCGCAATTTGGAACAGATTCAATTCAGGAGAGCAACATTATGAAGATTAAGGGTGCGGCCGAACAGAATGATTTTGCGGCGGAAGTCTTGTTACCGCGTCCTGGAGGTGAGAGTTTGCGGTTGCGGATCCGGCCTTTGCCATTGGGGTTTCAGCGGAGATTGCAAGAGCATGGATTAGAAATGCCGTTGCCACCGCGACGGGTGGCCCGAGATTCGAACGGTAAGCCATTGCGGGATGAACGAGGCGATGCGGTGTTTTCTGTGAATGAGCAGGATCGCGATTATCGATTGGCGATCGATTTGTTCCATCAACGCGTGGCGGTGTTGATCGTTGCGGAAGGATTGCAAGGAGACCCGGATGTTGAGTTCGAGTCGAAACCTCCTGAGGGGGCGGAGAGTGATTGGTGTGCCTATGCGGACACCTTGTATCAGGAACTGGAGGCGGCACGATTTCGAGCGGGAGATTTGCTGTACCTATGCCAGGAGATCGGGAAGTTGAGCAATTTATTCGACCAGCATGTGGAGCAGAGTGAACGTCGGTTTTTTACGGAGAGGGGAGCGTCCACGATAACCTGAAGAGACCGCGGACGGCGGAATACTATTTATGGCGATGCCGGGAACGATTGAATTTATCGTCCGCAGATTTGCTTGGTGCTGATTACCGGCAACAGATGGAATGGATTGGGTACGAGTTGTTGCGGGAACTGGAAGAACGGGAGATGGGGAATGGCTGATTTACCGAATCTGGATGAGGTGACAGGTGAAGAGTTATCAGATGAACAGCTGAGGGGAGTCGTCGCGCAGATTGACCTCGACATTGTGAATCTGCTCCGGGATGGAAAGTTGTCGGCGGTGAAATATGGCGTGGGTGGTGCAGAAGGGCGGACGATGGATCGGGCTGCGAATCTGAAAGCGTTGCTGGCAGCTCGGCAATTTTATGACGGGATCTTGCGACAACGACCTGGTTGGGAGACGTCTCAGTATGTGGAACCAGAGTAGCTTGAATCCTGAATAAGCGTGAATAGAAATAGACTGAGGTGGATGAATGACGGATTTAAGTGTGTTGATCTCTGAAGACCTGGAACTTTGTTTTATGGACTGGGGGACGGACGTCACGTTACGGGCAGTGGCAGAGGTGTTTGATGTGGAGTCTCAGTTGGTTAACGAGACTTATGAAGATGCGCCTGCCGTGGCGATACCGGGGGTGGCGCACGTCGGAGTGACGAAAGGAACGGCGGGGCAGCATTTTGAGGGGAGGATGTCGTTCTTTCTAAAAAAAGAAGACTACCCGTTTGATGTCGTGGTGAATAACGGGCGATTGAAACATGCGGGCCAGTGGTATCGGATTGAAGGAGTCGAGGAGCGTGGAGCGAATTTGTTGCAGTTAAGTTGTCGACGGATGGAGGAACTTGTGGATGAAATTTGAAGTTCATCGCACTCAAATATTTAAGAGCATCGAGCAATATCGTCGGAAACAGATTCCAGAACAGAGACGGGAGTTGGCGGAGGATGTCGCTCGGGAGACGCTGCGGGAAACGGTGGAATTTAACCCGGTCGAGACAGGACGGACTCGAGCAGCCTGGTTGGTGAGTTTACTTAGATTGGGCGGTGAGTCTCCTGTGGGATGGAGCAGTGGTCGCGGAGATTCGTTTGCTCTTCAGGAAGGGCGAGCAGCAGGATCGTTGCAGGAAGTGGAATCGAAAAATCGGAGCGAACTTCGAGTGAGGAATGGCGTGGAATACATTAACTATCTGGAGTATGGCACGCGAAACAGGACACCCGCAGCAATGGTGCGACGTGCGTTGCAGCGCGTTGTCCAGAAATTAAGACGGAGGAGTTGACTGATGAAACAGATGGCAATTGCCTCAAGTCTGATGAAGCATTGGCAGGAAGAGACGACCATCGAAGTGCCTACCAGTTTTCCCGGGATGCGGCTGGATACTTCCGCGCTGACGGGTTGGCTGGAATGGCGGACGGAATTCTGGAAACCATATGTGCAGCGAAGTGGTCAGCAGGAGTTACAGCGGTTGAGTGTGGAAGTTCATGTTTATTCGCGAGGGGTGGGAGCGGGGCCGGTTTTGCATCGGTTGGTGGACGAAGTCTTGCCGGTGTATACACGGACGACGATGGAGGTACACGACTACGAAGAATCCGGAGCACCGTTGATCGGTTATGTCAGCCTGTATGAGCCCGAAGTGCGAGAGTTGAGCCGGGAAGAATTAAATCAGCATGGATCGCAACTGCGTCATGCGTTGGTCGAGTGGCGGGGGATGGCCCAGGAACTGGTGTAGTGAAGTTGGGTTCAATTCGAGCGAATCAGCGGAATCAAATTTTAGAAACAACTGCGACTAAGGAACTAAAGCGATGGCTGTGAGTAGTATTGTCAGGAATTTGCGGGATGGGGAACTGGTTGTCAAAGATGGAACAACGCCGACACCTTTGTCGATGACGGTCCTTCTGGATGAAGGCGACCTGACCTGGACGGAGCGGACGAATACGATCGAAGTGAAGGATCGAGGATCGATCAGCGCAGGGCATACGCGGAAGGGGGATGAGGAATCGATCTCCATTTCGTTCAGCGCGAAGTGGACTCAGTTGATGGGGAAGGTGGAGTCGAGGGGAGATCCGTTACAGCTTTACGAATTGTTGACGTTCGCCTCGGGAACAGAAGCAACGAGTACCTCGGCGGATGGAGAGCAGGATACATTGCACTTTGAATTTACGTTGCTTGATCCGGCGGGGGTTGCCAGCGAGAAAATTGTCTTCGCTAAGGTGTATCGGGAGTCGCTGACGATGAGCGAAGGGGAGGATTTCAATTTGATTTCGTTTGATGGTCGAGATTTTGAAGTTGCCCCTGTGGTGAGTCGTATCTGACTTGCCAAGATAAAGAGAAAGCGAGTGGTAGCAGGCTTCAAGTCAGAGTGGAGGAATGATGGCAGATTTCAGTGAGTCGTTAACGGTGCGGATTGTGGGTGACAGTCGGGGATTGGATCGGGAGTTGGGGAAGGTCGTTCGTAGTCTGACAGATTTTGAGAACCGGTTGAAACGCGTGGGGCAGTTTGATGATTTGTTTTCGCGATTGGCCCGACAGGTGGGGTCACTTTCACGACCACTGCGAGGAGTAAACCAGCTGTTGACGCAGATCGGACAGCAGTTGGTCTGGCTGTCGCAGTACCCGGTGACCTTGGATGTCTCGCCAGCGTTGGCGGGATTGCAGCGGGTCAGTCAGGTGATCGATCTGTTGATGCTCAAGCTACAACAACTTGCGGCGATGGCGAGTGCAGGGGCAACGGGAGGTTTAGCTGGTGGGGTGACTGGAAATACAGGAGCTTCTCCTGGACCGATTCGTCAATTTGCCAGTGGTGGAATGGTTTCGGGGCCGGGAGGGATTGATCGAGTTCCGGCGATGCTGACGGCGGGTGAATATGTCCTTCAAAGACCTGTAGTGCAGATGTTGGGGAGGAATCTCCTGGATCGGTTAAATGAGGGACGGGGAGAGGGTGTTCGTCAGTTGGGTCAGCAGACGGTGGAGAACAGGAATCGGTCCGACGTTCACCATTACGGTGGGTTTACTTTTAATTTGTCGCAACCGGTGCCGATGAGCGAATTACTTCAATCGATCCGACAAGATCGATTGAAGCTGCGTACGCGTCGAGGTTGAGACCGTCGGTGATTTCGGAAGGAGCATGAGAGAATGTTGGAATTTCGTCCGGCGATTTATCAGGGAGGAGAACTGTATGAGTTACCGCGACCAGTGCGGTCAGTTCGGTTACAGGAGGGGTGGGACTTCGAGCAATTCAAAGTTCCGCTGCGGGATGGCGACCAGGTGACGGGGCATTCGCAACGAGGAGTGGAGATTCTGCTTGAAGGTGAAGTCGACTCGCAAGGGGGCAAGTTAAAAGTCTCCGAAGTGGACATGCTGGAGACGATATTGAGCCTGCGTGGATTGCTGGATGTCGACGGAGAGAGTTCCAAATACAGTTTAGTGCTGTATCGGGATGTTGAGACTGATGGGTATCGGCGATTCAAAAAATGCAGCACGGTTGAGTTTGAATATGATTTGTCGCGACCGCAGTTGTTTACTTATTCACTGATCGTGCATGCGGAAGATCCGGTGATCTACCTGACTGATCCTGCAGATGACTAATGGTCGTCCTGGAACTGCCACACATCTCTTGAGAAAGTTCAAAAGAAAGGGTGAGGACAGATGACGTTTGAACGAAGAGTGCGACACTATTCGCCCGGGCCGAATGACTATGTTGGTGAGATTTCTACTCAGGCGATCTCGGGTTGCTGGTTTGAGTTGCATCGTCGCGGTGGGTGTGGTGTGGGCGAACTGGTCTTGAAAAATGATTTCGCGGATCGATATCAGATTGAAATTGGTGATTGGATTTCCTTTGAACCGGAGAGTGGGACACGCTGGTATCTGGGACGCGTGGAGGAACGGGAGTCGCGAAGTCCGGCGGGTGTCTTGTGTCGGTTGACGGGGATGGCGGTAGAGTTGGGAGAGATCTTCCCAGGCGGATTTAGTCGAACTGTCGCTTACAACGTGCCTCCGCATCGGTTCGCACAGACGGATCTTTTTCCGGGCGATCCGGACTACTCCGAAGAGACTGTGGATGTAGTAAGCCAGACTGCTGACCTCGTTTGGCTATTGATACAGCGATATGCCGCAGGGGTGACGCATATTGAATTTGACGCGGAGAAGTTCAGTCCGCTTGTGGTTGATTCGCCTGTAATGAGTGTTAAGTTTCGCGGAGAAGAGTCGTTGCGGTCAATTTTTAAGGAGTTGGCGATGCGTAATCGTGACGCCGCCTGGGGAGTGAATGCGAAGGGAGCATTCTACTTTCGACCCAGCGGGACGACAGTGCAGACAACACTGCGGGAGGGAGACAATTTATTGTCACTCAGAGAGGTGCGAAATCTCGACCAGGTTTACAACCGGCTGTTACTGACGGGCGATTATATCTATGACGGAGAATTGAATTCAGAGGTTCCTGCGGCGGGGTTTTATCGTTGGCGGGGGACTTATGTGCAACCTTTCAGTCGCGGGCAATACGGTGATCGACGGATTCGAATGTGGATACCGTGGATTCGTTCCCAAACCGATGCGCATCAATTTGTGAGAGAGTTCTTTCGCGTCTATGCCCGTCCGACCTCTCGTTATGAGATCGAAGTGGCTGGAATGGAGAATCTGATTTTTCCCTGGGCGGGCGCCGTCCGGTTGGAGGATCGTGATGGAAACGAATTGGTGACCGCAGCAGTGGAAACAGTCCGGGTACAGTTTGATGCTGTACCCCGATACGAACTTTCCGTTGGCCCAGAAGCGCCCCAGGAACTGTGGCCAGAGCCGGAACATGATGAACGATGGGAGCTGAATGGTTTGGGTGGGGGAGGAGTGGTTACCTTTTCGTCCGAAGGAAGTTCAGATGGGGGATCACTCAGTTCGGGTGATAATAGTGACGAGTCCAGCGAGGAGGATTCTTCAGAGGAGGTCTCGTCATCTGAGGTATCGTCGTCGGATGCAATGTCATCGTCTTTATCCAGTGGGTCGGACTTGACAGGATCGAGTTCTGGATTGTGGTCGTCCAGTGGATCCGATGGTATTTCAAGCGGCGAGACAGAAGAAACAGAACTGAGTAGCTCCGATTCCGCTGAAGAGAGTGATTCAGACACAGATTCGACCGGAGAATCATCGGGGAGCGGCGACAGTAGTGGGCTGTCGAGTGGTGAAGCAAGTTCCACTACTTCCAATTCATCGGGAGAAAGTTTCTCCAGCGATTGGAGCGGGTGGTCTTCTGGTTCTGGTGGGGTTTCTTCGGGAAGCGATTTATGCGCAGAAGCGATTCTGGATAACTTCGTGGATACGAATGGAACAGCCTTATCCTCGCATCAACCAGATATTGCGCCCTCGGGTGTGGTGTGGGCCGATTCGAATTCTGGGTTCAAGATTTTCTCCGGTTGCGCACAATTCAAAACAATCGGGAGTGGTAGTGGAATCGCGTATCTGGGTAATGGAGAGACGAATGTTGTGGTGTCGGCATCTGTTCAGGCAGGAACGCTCTTGTTTCGTGGTGATATCGAATGGTTGGGTTCGGTGGGGCTGGTACTGAGAGTGGCTTCCATCAATACATATTATGCAGCGTTGGTTTCTGCCTCCAGTCTTCGACTCGTGAAAGTAACGGGAGGAACCGCTTCGATACTTGATACCCAGGCTGTCAGTCTTGCGCCGGGAGCGACGTTCACGATTTCTGCGGAGTGTAACGGAAGTACGATCACAGCAACAACAGAAGGAGTGACCGTATCGACGACAGGTGTCACATTAACATCGGCGGCATTCGGATTGTATGCGAACAATGATGATGACGCCGAGACTCCCCATGAATTTGAATCGTTTCAGATCAACTGCCTGTAGTTTGAGGAAGAGAAAAAATGTCAAACTTGTTTGTGCGTATGAATACGGAT is part of the Polystyrenella longa genome and harbors:
- a CDS encoding DinB family protein, which codes for MPINVSDQLSAHFRSYSTARLLDATRQVNRCLKILTKEQIWTRPNEVSNAVGNLVLHLTGNVNQWILTSLTAIPDQRDRPAEFNQRDPLPTEDIAAQLTNTVDSACRVIDRLEPERLIQGINIQGYDTTVLGAVYHVVEHFSLHTGQIVYATKLHINQDLSLYDEHGQRFDGNKPSAP
- a CDS encoding phage major capsid protein — protein: MQGTNIRGLIESHGAEGFYHQVCRLLNEGQLHVHNFSYHELAEACGVLPELNRLAMAAEPVGSVKQALQESAPGVGTNLFQVVTGELIGRKVIEGYEDESGFIGDKLVTVLPSRYRNQKLAGFRALAGPTAVSEGHPYEESTFEEKYVTSLEAKQGRVLSITEELIAFDQTGEINRRAMALGYYLRQERERTIVRAVTDADASAGRYVYRPNGSGMALYKTDGSHRNWVGAGNTTSASFSNAVPLADWTDVDAVMSYRATEVIDDRIDGTQRPIIAPAKQMLVPESLRGTARSVVNSTEVTVISGDNETRMANPIQGTMEVLSSPFIDEQGGGALSDWYVGDFRRQFVWTEIWPVQTFLQRAESEAAFERDVVLRIKARYFGGISAVDTAYVTKVDGV